In one window of Methanolobus mangrovi DNA:
- a CDS encoding HesB/IscA family protein: MVEVTDNAAAELKSLLEEQDKTDMALRIFIAGMSCCGVQYGMSLEDEISEDKDLVVEEKGLKIVMNKDDADGLAGAKIDYVDGPSGKGFVIDNQNGGGCNTSSCGGGCC, encoded by the coding sequence ATGGTAGAAGTAACTGACAATGCAGCAGCTGAATTAAAATCACTGCTTGAAGAACAGGATAAGACAGATATGGCTCTCAGGATTTTCATTGCAGGCATGAGCTGCTGCGGTGTGCAGTACGGAATGTCTCTTGAAGATGAGATTAGCGAAGATAAAGATCTTGTAGTTGAAGAAAAAGGTCTCAAGATCGTAATGAACAAGGATGATGCAGATGGTCTTGCAGGCGCAAAGATCGACTACGTAGATGGTCCATCCGGAAAGGGCTTTGTCATCGACAACCAGAACGGCGGTGGATGTAACACATCATCATGCGGCGGCGGTTGCTGCTAA
- a CDS encoding DUF5683 domain-containing protein, translating to MPWKSALYSLVFPGLGQMYNGDFRKGSYYFVIAFILIVTAYLLFPILIIFWLYNVYQAFNYARNYQNGTKNSTG from the coding sequence TTGCCATGGAAATCTGCACTCTATTCTCTGGTATTCCCGGGACTTGGGCAGATGTACAATGGAGATTTCAGAAAAGGATCTTACTATTTTGTAATTGCATTTATATTGATAGTTACGGCATATCTCCTGTTTCCTATACTGATCATTTTCTGGCTGTACAATGTATACCAGGCTTTTAACTATGCCAGAAATTACCAAAACGGAACTAAGAATAGTACTGGATGA
- a CDS encoding beta/alpha barrel domain-containing protein, with protein MIDFFDLYLSEDCPYGDETTEFLGIEGTGRIRIKSREHGVAACMDDLEAFYKKNGLEVVNMVKNGAEFNSNDVIFEAQGDLPTLFKLWRISQTFLSLVCSIASSTRFAVELARKSNPDIMIATSRKTHPGFRKYELKAVKIGGGDHHRNSLSDSILITQNHLDVMEKQVKLKAIRKIEIEPRTREEAYESAPVADMLLLDHYEPQELESLVPELRTLNPNLEIAVGGIDIGMIPAYAKHVDVIVTTAPYYSKPLDLTSKIRRM; from the coding sequence ATGATAGACTTTTTTGACCTATATCTTTCGGAAGATTGTCCTTACGGTGATGAGACCACAGAGTTCCTTGGTATAGAGGGCACCGGCCGTATCCGTATCAAATCAAGGGAACACGGGGTAGCAGCATGCATGGATGATCTTGAGGCTTTCTACAAAAAGAACGGTCTTGAAGTTGTTAACATGGTGAAAAATGGTGCGGAGTTCAATTCAAATGATGTGATATTTGAAGCTCAGGGTGATCTTCCTACGCTTTTCAAACTCTGGCGGATATCACAGACATTCCTTTCACTTGTATGTTCAATTGCATCAAGTACCCGTTTTGCCGTAGAGCTTGCAAGAAAGTCAAATCCTGATATAATGATAGCAACAAGTCGTAAAACCCATCCTGGATTTCGCAAGTATGAGCTTAAAGCCGTAAAGATTGGTGGTGGGGACCATCATCGTAACTCGTTAAGTGATTCTATCCTCATTACACAGAACCATCTTGATGTCATGGAGAAACAGGTAAAACTCAAGGCCATACGCAAGATCGAAATAGAGCCACGAACCAGAGAAGAAGCCTATGAGTCTGCTCCGGTTGCAGATATGCTTCTGCTCGATCATTACGAACCTCAGGAACTCGAGTCACTTGTGCCGGAGCTGCGCACACTCAATCCCAATCTGGAGATTGCAGTTGGTGGGATTGACATTGGTATGATTCCTGCATATGCAAAGCATGTGGATGTTATTGTGACAACTGCGCCTTATTACTCAAAGCCTCTCGACCTGACTTCCAAGATTAGACGCATGTGA
- the acs gene encoding acetate--CoA ligase, whose protein sequence is MSENFDVKLDGKSYLPDPSVKEKSWLQDYETAYSEFLKDPEKHWENVAEELEWFEKWDKVKEWNHPYAKWFTNGKLNITHNCLDRHVLNGKRNKVAMIWVGDNGEEQILTYRQLYRDVMRFANGLKSLGVEKGDRVCIYMPLVPEQIIAMLACARIGAVHSVVFGGFGANALHSRIKDAQAKIVITADATLRRGKRIDLKTLVDEAVVNASCVEKIVVFRRMTPQLELFSEIEVDFYEIMEDVEKECEPEIMDAEDPLFILYTSGTTGPAKGIVHACGGYMVGTYYTTKNMFDLKEGDVMWCTADPGWITGHSYIVYGPLSMGATILISETTPDYPDPGVWWSMIEEFDVTIFYTAPTAIRMFMRMGEEWPEKYNLSSLRILGSVGEPLNPEAFEWYYRVIGKEKCPILDTWWQTETGMHMLTTTVGEPMKPGFAGRPVPGVVVDVVDENGEPVPAGTGGFLVIKEPWPSMMRTVYGNDERYRQYWNTIGNYYAAGDLAVKDEDGYIMILGRSDDVLIVAGHNIGSAEVESALVSHEAVAEAAVIGKPDPLKGDSIKAFIILRMGFNPSDKLKLELLYHVRMNLGPIAMPSEIDFVGSLPKTRSGKIMRRLLKAQELGQDPGDISTLED, encoded by the coding sequence ATGTCTGAGAATTTTGATGTCAAGCTGGATGGTAAAAGCTACCTTCCAGATCCCTCTGTAAAGGAAAAGTCCTGGCTACAGGACTACGAAACAGCATATAGTGAGTTTCTGAAAGACCCTGAGAAACACTGGGAGAATGTGGCAGAAGAACTTGAATGGTTTGAAAAATGGGACAAAGTAAAGGAATGGAACCATCCATATGCAAAGTGGTTCACTAATGGCAAGTTGAATATCACTCATAACTGCCTGGACCGTCATGTCCTCAATGGTAAGAGAAACAAGGTGGCCATGATCTGGGTCGGTGATAATGGTGAGGAGCAAATACTGACATATCGTCAGCTTTATCGCGATGTCATGAGATTTGCAAACGGCCTTAAGTCACTTGGAGTGGAAAAGGGTGACAGGGTATGTATCTACATGCCGCTTGTTCCCGAGCAGATCATCGCAATGCTGGCATGTGCCCGTATCGGTGCGGTCCATAGTGTTGTGTTCGGCGGTTTTGGAGCCAATGCACTGCATTCCAGAATAAAGGATGCACAGGCAAAGATAGTCATTACTGCAGATGCAACTCTCAGGCGTGGAAAGCGCATAGACCTCAAGACCCTGGTAGATGAGGCTGTTGTAAATGCTTCTTGTGTGGAAAAGATCGTGGTTTTCAGGAGAATGACTCCCCAGCTCGAACTTTTCTCTGAGATAGAAGTTGATTTCTACGAAATTATGGAAGACGTCGAAAAAGAATGTGAGCCAGAGATCATGGATGCAGAAGATCCGCTATTCATTCTCTATACCAGTGGAACCACAGGTCCTGCAAAGGGAATAGTTCATGCCTGCGGTGGCTACATGGTCGGTACCTATTATACTACAAAGAATATGTTCGACCTGAAAGAGGGCGATGTCATGTGGTGTACTGCAGACCCTGGCTGGATCACAGGTCATAGTTACATTGTTTATGGCCCTCTTTCAATGGGTGCAACTATCCTTATTTCCGAAACGACACCTGATTATCCGGACCCTGGTGTCTGGTGGAGTATGATAGAAGAGTTCGATGTAACTATCTTCTATACGGCACCTACGGCAATTCGTATGTTCATGAGAATGGGGGAAGAGTGGCCTGAAAAGTACAATCTGAGCTCATTGCGTATACTGGGTTCAGTTGGTGAACCTCTCAATCCGGAGGCATTTGAGTGGTACTACCGCGTCATAGGCAAGGAGAAATGCCCTATCCTGGATACCTGGTGGCAAACCGAGACCGGTATGCATATGCTGACAACAACTGTTGGCGAGCCAATGAAGCCGGGATTTGCAGGAAGGCCTGTCCCTGGTGTTGTTGTAGATGTTGTGGATGAGAATGGTGAACCGGTTCCGGCTGGAACAGGAGGATTCCTTGTTATAAAGGAGCCGTGGCCTTCCATGATGAGGACCGTTTACGGCAATGATGAGAGATATCGCCAGTACTGGAACACCATAGGGAATTACTATGCAGCAGGTGACCTGGCGGTAAAGGATGAAGATGGGTATATCATGATCCTGGGTCGCTCTGATGACGTTCTCATAGTTGCAGGTCACAACATTGGAAGCGCAGAGGTTGAAAGTGCCCTGGTATCCCATGAGGCCGTAGCAGAAGCAGCGGTCATTGGAAAACCTGACCCTCTCAAGGGCGATTCTATCAAGGCTTTCATCATATTGCGCATGGGATTCAACCCAAGTGACAAATTGAAACTTGAACTGCTCTATCATGTAAGAATGAACCTTGGTCCGATAGCCATGCCATCAGAGATCGATTTCGTGGGGTCACTGCCAAAGACCCGCAGCGGGAAGATTATGAGGCGTTTGCTCAAGGCACAGGAGCTTGGTCAGGATCCGGGAGACATTTCCACACTGGAGGATTGA
- a CDS encoding AIM24 family protein has product MLYIDKYIDEDIRVNGPWFCFSYGCGIIAETKFYSNMTVLDSVDKGNFKAEVLQYNSLTGSKDPGLAKTLFHIQKSGMALKQVKITLNDSGVIVEPGALYFQKGNITCDANIGGVGGLAKKMIKNKLTNESTFNPLYRGTGEVFLEPGFGHYLIVTLDGGSIVVDKGAFYCAESTLEVGVATQKSLTGGLLGGEGWFQTKISGKGICILESPVPMVEILKINLDNERLQVDGSIALLRSDSVKFTVERSGKGIAGKLTSGEGLLQTFEGTGTVWLTPTQPVYNAIAYGGVSSLTAAPYNNSV; this is encoded by the coding sequence ATGTTATATATCGATAAATATATTGATGAAGATATCAGGGTTAATGGGCCTTGGTTCTGTTTTTCATATGGATGTGGTATCATAGCAGAAACGAAATTCTATAGCAATATGACTGTCCTTGACAGTGTTGATAAAGGTAACTTTAAAGCAGAGGTCCTCCAGTACAATTCTTTAACCGGCAGTAAGGACCCTGGTCTTGCAAAGACCCTGTTCCATATACAGAAATCAGGTATGGCTCTTAAACAGGTGAAAATAACCCTTAACGACAGTGGTGTCATAGTTGAGCCCGGTGCTCTTTATTTCCAGAAAGGGAACATCACATGTGATGCCAATATTGGTGGGGTTGGTGGTCTTGCAAAGAAAATGATAAAGAACAAGCTTACAAACGAGTCAACTTTTAATCCTCTCTACAGGGGAACAGGTGAAGTATTCCTTGAACCAGGTTTTGGTCATTATCTCATAGTAACGCTGGATGGTGGTTCTATCGTTGTTGACAAAGGTGCGTTCTATTGTGCTGAATCAACACTTGAGGTCGGCGTGGCAACCCAGAAGAGCCTTACAGGAGGATTGTTGGGTGGAGAAGGATGGTTCCAGACAAAAATAAGTGGTAAAGGCATATGTATTCTGGAAAGTCCAGTGCCAATGGTAGAGATATTGAAAATCAATCTTGATAACGAGAGACTTCAGGTTGACGGAAGCATTGCCCTGTTAAGGTCTGATTCAGTGAAATTCACTGTAGAGAGGTCCGGAAAAGGTATTGCAGGCAAACTAACATCCGGGGAAGGTCTTCTGCAGACATTTGAAGGAACCGGTACCGTATGGCTTACACCAACACAGCCTGTTTACAATGCTATCGCCTATGGTGGTGTTTCATCGCTGACTGCTGCACCTTACAATAATTCTGTATAA
- a CDS encoding RAD55 family ATPase, protein MDYSFNATGGYRVPTGIAGLDVQLGGGVPPGATILILAEPGANSDIFAQQFVYGGLLNDEDVFYFTSEHPAQDIVHEMENMKWDVEKYLEDGNLQFVDAYGPRFYNVLPKEFTTNLSAKDFLKKGTDSMNLLKATVTQKRDTKYRGVVDSISYFLRGYSLNTIVDSIELISSIGRATGAIHLILMTSGMHDPITENTLRHICDGVIEFRIKERGSEIERTIMIRKMRGMLVPNRTISYMVTQKGIELETTTRVL, encoded by the coding sequence TTCAATGCTACAGGCGGATATAGGGTCCCCACGGGAATAGCCGGACTGGACGTACAGCTTGGTGGTGGTGTTCCTCCCGGAGCAACTATTCTTATCCTTGCAGAGCCAGGGGCCAATTCAGATATCTTTGCCCAGCAATTCGTGTATGGCGGTCTTTTGAACGATGAGGATGTTTTCTACTTCACCTCAGAACATCCTGCACAGGATATCGTTCATGAGATGGAGAACATGAAATGGGATGTTGAAAAATATCTTGAGGATGGGAATCTTCAGTTTGTAGATGCCTACGGACCGCGTTTCTACAATGTGCTTCCAAAAGAGTTCACAACTAATCTCTCTGCCAAGGATTTTCTTAAAAAAGGCACAGACTCAATGAATCTTCTGAAAGCTACCGTAACGCAAAAAAGAGATACAAAGTATCGTGGAGTTGTAGATTCAATCTCATATTTCCTGCGTGGTTATAGTCTGAACACTATCGTAGATTCCATTGAGCTGATATCTTCCATCGGCAGGGCAACAGGAGCAATTCACCTGATACTGATGACAAGTGGCATGCACGATCCGATTACGGAGAATACCCTTCGCCACATATGTGATGGTGTAATTGAGTTCAGGATCAAAGAACGTGGAAGCGAGATCGAGCGTACTATAATGATAAGGAAGATGCGTGGAATGCTTGTTCCTAACCGAACAATTTCCTATATGGTCACACAGAAGGGGATTGAACTGGAAACTACTACGCGTGTTCTTTGA
- a CDS encoding MBL fold metallo-hydrolase yields the protein MVFREKNSRGSFKPHLSVKFKSVEGDLVTFSIDTTRTPAKYQQPDAYLITHAHSDHNGKSAMLSERAVCSEKTALALEIRHQRKYAGRTFKVGETIDVKGVKIQTFPNFHTVGSVSFMWENELGTRILVTGDVKDASMLPECDLLITEANYGDPGDTSCYFDDDITGFENAFRDNSSIAFGAYAFGKAQRAVELLRGFGYQGAIEMDEQSLSLTRTLLEDAGELTYLGDSCEDCISIVPPWDLGKLPSHISKYVMTGRSDYRYPAIQISDHLDARGLVTMVEDIDPEFTVVYHPNGHRPGIFAKHLCSIGFNALSIDMINNVLSNEFV from the coding sequence ATGGTTTTCAGGGAGAAGAACTCCCGGGGTTCCTTTAAGCCTCATCTTTCTGTTAAGTTCAAATCTGTTGAAGGGGACCTGGTTACATTTTCTATAGATACTACCAGAACCCCTGCAAAGTATCAGCAACCTGATGCCTATCTTATTACTCATGCCCATTCCGATCATAACGGAAAATCCGCAATGCTGTCCGAGCGCGCAGTATGTTCGGAGAAAACGGCCCTTGCCCTTGAGATACGCCACCAGCGTAAATATGCAGGCAGGACGTTCAAAGTTGGCGAAACCATAGATGTCAAGGGCGTAAAGATTCAGACTTTCCCGAATTTCCACACAGTTGGTTCAGTATCATTCATGTGGGAAAATGAACTAGGTACAAGGATACTTGTGACCGGTGATGTGAAGGATGCTTCCATGCTTCCTGAATGTGACCTTCTGATAACCGAGGCTAATTACGGGGATCCCGGAGATACAAGCTGTTATTTTGATGACGACATCACAGGTTTTGAGAATGCCTTCAGGGATAATTCATCAATTGCTTTTGGAGCCTATGCATTTGGCAAGGCCCAGAGAGCAGTTGAACTTCTTCGGGGATTTGGTTATCAGGGAGCAATAGAGATGGATGAACAATCTCTTTCATTGACCCGAACTCTCCTTGAGGATGCCGGGGAACTGACATATCTTGGAGATAGCTGTGAGGATTGTATAAGTATCGTTCCGCCATGGGATCTGGGTAAACTGCCTTCTCATATATCTAAATATGTGATGACCGGACGCAGCGATTATCGTTATCCTGCAATCCAGATAAGTGACCATCTGGATGCCAGGGGACTTGTTACCATGGTAGAAGATATAGATCCTGAATTTACGGTTGTCTATCATCCAAATGGTCATCGTCCCGGAATATTTGCAAAACACCTTTGTTCCATCGGTTTTAATGCACTTTCCATTGACATGATCAATAATGTGTTGAGCAATGAATTTGTGTAA
- a CDS encoding ribosome biogenesis/translation initiation ATPase RLI, which translates to MRIAILNKDRCQPRRCSHECEKYCPRVRTGDETIVFGDDGKPLVSEELCVGCGICVHKCPFEAIMIIGLPEALTEPTHRYGPNGFALYGLPTPQVGRVTGILGPNGIGKSTAVQILSGNLLPNFSQESGTWDKVLEYYAGTALYDYFSDVADGEIKVSQKPQYVDMIPKAFKGKTSELLDKTDERGKLPELVERLNLSHVLDHKITELSGGELQRVAIAACAAKDADFYFFDEISPYLDIYQRINSAQLIQEIAEDKAVLVVEHDLAILDMLADVVHIAYGEPGGYGVITHPKGVRIAINQYLKGYLPEENVRVRSEAIKFEVHPPRMGTDISTLMDYAAFSKKYGDAFSLSTDGGSLKQGEVLGIVGPNGIGKSTFVKILAGEVLPDEGELDHNIKISYKPQYIKADTAIPVRYFLRSVSSRFDSSYYQSEIAIPLQIERLYDHLVTELSGGELQRVAIAACLSQDADMYILDEPSAHLDVEQRSMATKVIKRFAENNRKTAMVVDHDIYMIDMLSERLIVFEGEPAVYGKAHKPSSMQDGMNKFLANLGITFRRDEDTSRPRVNKPNSRLDREQKAKGEYYYHDIMDE; encoded by the coding sequence ATGCGAATAGCCATATTGAACAAAGACAGATGTCAGCCAAGACGTTGCAGTCATGAATGTGAAAAGTACTGTCCTCGTGTAAGGACCGGGGACGAGACCATTGTTTTCGGAGACGACGGTAAGCCACTGGTGTCCGAAGAACTTTGTGTGGGTTGTGGAATATGCGTCCACAAGTGTCCTTTCGAAGCTATAATGATTATCGGTCTTCCCGAAGCTCTCACAGAACCAACCCACAGATACGGACCTAATGGATTTGCCCTCTACGGTCTCCCAACCCCTCAGGTTGGAAGAGTCACAGGTATCCTCGGACCGAATGGTATCGGTAAAAGTACGGCAGTCCAGATACTTTCAGGTAACCTTCTGCCTAATTTCTCGCAGGAAAGTGGTACCTGGGATAAGGTGCTTGAATATTATGCGGGAACAGCCCTCTATGATTATTTCAGCGATGTGGCGGACGGCGAGATCAAGGTTTCCCAGAAGCCTCAATATGTGGACATGATCCCCAAGGCTTTCAAGGGTAAGACCAGTGAGCTTCTCGACAAGACTGATGAAAGGGGCAAACTCCCGGAACTGGTGGAAAGGCTCAACCTTTCACATGTCCTTGATCACAAGATCACAGAACTCAGTGGCGGTGAACTCCAGAGAGTAGCTATTGCCGCATGTGCTGCAAAGGATGCTGATTTCTATTTCTTCGATGAGATAAGTCCTTATCTTGATATTTACCAGCGTATCAATTCAGCACAGCTCATACAGGAAATTGCAGAAGATAAAGCCGTACTCGTTGTAGAGCACGATCTTGCAATACTTGACATGCTTGCCGATGTTGTACATATAGCCTACGGAGAGCCTGGTGGGTATGGTGTGATAACCCATCCAAAGGGTGTGCGTATTGCTATTAACCAGTATCTTAAGGGCTACCTGCCTGAAGAGAATGTGCGTGTACGTTCCGAAGCCATCAAGTTCGAGGTCCATCCTCCAAGGATGGGGACAGATATCAGCACCCTTATGGACTATGCTGCCTTCTCTAAAAAGTATGGAGATGCTTTCTCTTTATCAACCGATGGCGGCTCACTGAAACAAGGTGAGGTTCTCGGTATCGTGGGTCCGAATGGTATCGGTAAATCCACATTTGTAAAGATACTTGCAGGAGAAGTACTCCCTGATGAGGGTGAACTTGACCATAATATCAAAATATCATACAAGCCGCAGTATATCAAGGCTGACACAGCCATTCCCGTACGATACTTCCTGCGCAGTGTGTCCAGCAGGTTCGACAGTAGTTACTATCAGTCAGAAATCGCCATACCTCTGCAGATAGAAAGGCTTTATGACCATCTGGTCACTGAGCTCAGTGGTGGAGAACTTCAGAGGGTAGCTATTGCAGCATGTCTTTCCCAGGATGCTGACATGTATATTCTTGACGAACCAAGTGCCCACCTTGATGTAGAACAGCGTTCAATGGCAACGAAAGTCATCAAGAGATTTGCGGAGAACAACCGTAAGACTGCAATGGTCGTTGACCACGATATCTATATGATAGACATGCTGAGTGAGCGTCTCATAGTCTTTGAGGGTGAACCGGCAGTTTACGGTAAAGCACATAAACCTTCCAGCATGCAGGATGGTATGAACAAGTTCCTGGCGAACCTTGGTATCACATTCAGGCGTGACGAGGATACTTCCCGTCCAAGGGTAAATAAACCGAATTCAAGACTTGACAGGGAACAAAAAGCCAAGGGAGAATATTACTACCATGATATTATGGATGAGTAA
- a CDS encoding EMC6-like membrane protein: protein MSKSSSKKQSVPVPVKESTDDAQPAPTSSGSGKISFKVRTPEERKKAHMEGIIKTAVAAIIGVIAGILAYIQLGVGDALTTGYEWYVIMMFIVGISFYVMKFSFPLFKIKVKEFGFKDWFYVEFIVIDFCLVTWTLLLN, encoded by the coding sequence TTGTCAAAATCATCCAGTAAAAAGCAATCAGTACCCGTTCCTGTTAAGGAATCCACTGATGATGCACAACCAGCTCCTACCTCATCCGGTTCCGGAAAGATCTCATTTAAGGTGAGAACTCCGGAAGAAAGGAAAAAAGCTCACATGGAGGGAATCATCAAAACGGCAGTTGCAGCTATTATCGGTGTAATAGCAGGTATACTCGCCTACATACAGCTTGGTGTCGGTGATGCCCTGACCACTGGGTATGAGTGGTATGTTATCATGATGTTCATAGTTGGTATTTCCTTCTATGTAATGAAATTCTCCTTCCCTCTCTTCAAGATAAAGGTGAAGGAATTCGGCTTTAAGGACTGGTTCTATGTTGAGTTCATCGTTATAGATTTCTGTCTTGTGACATGGACGCTACTCCTTAATTGA
- a CDS encoding thioredoxin family protein: MSKVELLDFSATWCGPCKMQKPFLEKVEAELGDKVDVKEIDVDKNQELAGKYGIQAVPTLIILKDGEVAKRFTGLTTAGILIEELNKVL, encoded by the coding sequence ATGAGCAAAGTGGAACTTTTGGATTTCAGTGCAACATGGTGCGGCCCTTGTAAGATGCAGAAGCCTTTCCTTGAAAAGGTTGAGGCAGAACTCGGTGACAAGGTTGACGTAAAGGAAATTGATGTAGACAAGAACCAGGAGCTTGCAGGCAAGTACGGCATTCAGGCAGTACCTACTCTTATCATTCTTAAAGATGGTGAAGTAGCAAAGCGCTTTACAGGACTTACCACCGCAGGTATCCTCATTGAAGAGCTGAATAAGGTGCTTTAA
- a CDS encoding nascent polypeptide-associated complex protein, whose amino-acid sequence MFPGIGGRGMNPAKVKQMMKQMGINITDIDDVEQVIIRTASKDIVFNDANVSIMNAQGVDTYQIVGTPEEVAREVQIPDDDVRLVAEQTGVPEDKAREALKNANGDLAEAILSLSS is encoded by the coding sequence ATGTTTCCGGGAATAGGTGGCAGGGGAATGAACCCTGCAAAAGTCAAACAGATGATGAAACAAATGGGCATTAACATCACTGATATAGATGATGTTGAACAGGTCATTATAAGAACAGCTTCAAAGGACATCGTTTTTAATGATGCCAATGTCTCCATAATGAATGCCCAGGGTGTGGATACCTATCAGATAGTTGGTACCCCGGAAGAGGTCGCCAGGGAAGTTCAAATACCCGATGATGATGTGAGGCTCGTTGCAGAGCAGACAGGCGTGCCAGAGGATAAAGCCAGAGAAGCATTGAAAAATGCAAATGGCGATTTGGCAGAAGCTATTCTGTCACTCTCATCATAA
- a CDS encoding alpha/beta fold hydrolase — protein sequence MNSNPRKYGTSPYNVAVVHGGPGAPGTVAELARGLSEWSGVLEPLQTSMSIDGQVSELRNILKKHGKLPVSLVGHSWGAWLSFMLAARYPSYVRKLILVSSGPFKESYASTIMKTRLDRMSETEIEEYLHLSSSMSDPSVTNKNHVFAKFGKLISAADSFDLIPYEGVYAGFRHDVNKSIWSEASYLRKSGKLLSMGEDIRCPVVAIHGNHDPHPFEGVKEPLSKVLSDFRFILLENCGHYPWQEKHASEEFYQVMGKELTL from the coding sequence ATGAATTCAAACCCACGAAAATACGGAACATCACCATATAATGTCGCAGTTGTCCATGGAGGTCCCGGAGCCCCCGGAACCGTGGCAGAGCTGGCCAGGGGGTTATCGGAATGGTCTGGCGTACTGGAACCGCTTCAGACATCAATGAGCATTGATGGACAGGTCAGTGAACTAAGAAATATTTTGAAAAAACATGGAAAACTGCCTGTATCACTGGTGGGGCATTCCTGGGGTGCATGGCTCTCCTTTATGCTTGCTGCACGTTACCCGTCCTATGTAAGGAAACTGATACTTGTTTCAAGCGGACCCTTTAAAGAGAGCTACGCTTCCACGATTATGAAAACACGACTTGACCGCATGAGTGAAACCGAAATAGAAGAGTACCTTCATCTTAGTTCAAGTATGAGCGACCCATCTGTTACAAATAAGAACCATGTCTTTGCAAAATTTGGAAAACTTATCTCAGCGGCTGATTCTTTTGATTTGATACCTTATGAAGGGGTTTATGCAGGATTCCGGCATGATGTCAATAAAAGCATATGGAGCGAAGCCAGTTATTTGAGAAAGAGCGGAAAACTGCTCAGCATGGGAGAAGATATCAGGTGTCCTGTGGTTGCGATCCATGGCAATCATGACCCTCATCCATTTGAAGGAGTAAAAGAACCTCTTTCAAAGGTTCTCAGTGATTTCAGGTTCATCCTGCTGGAAAACTGCGGACATTACCCGTGGCAGGAAAAGCATGCATCGGAGGAGTTTTACCAGGTTATGGGAAAAGAACTTACCCTATAA